The Pararhizobium sp. IMCC21322 sequence AATATATCAACACAAAAAGGCCCGTGAATATCTTCACGTGCCTCAATCCGCATTCATAAGTGCCAAGCCGCTGCCAGGCACGTTGAATCAGCCCTGACGAGCCTTAAAGCGGCGTTTAACCTTGTTGATCACATAAACCCGGCCCTTACGGCGCACGAGAACATTGTCGCGGTCGCGGGATTTAAGGGAACGCAGTGAATTCTTGATTTTCATCTGTTTACTCTAAGAGTTCGAAATTAAGTTCTGTTTCGCATCAAAATCCGGTCTACCGTGAAACAATGGTGGGCACGACTGGGATTGAACCAGTGACCCCTACAATGTCAATGTAGTGCTCTACCGCTGAGCTACGCGCCCCGCTGTTTCACAATCGTCACAGATCTGACGTGAGAAGATGAAGCGATATACAAAAGCCAGCCCTCGGGCGCAAGGCCTGATCGCAGGAAAAACGCACCATAAGCAGCTTATGCGGCCAAAAGGCGGTCCACTTCACCCACCAGATCGCGCAGATGAAACGGTTTGGACAAAACCTTGGCATTTTTAGGCGCATTGGAATCAGGATTAAGTGCAACGGCTGCAAAACCGGTAATGAACATGACTTTCAGGTCCGGGTCGAGTTCTGTCGCCTTTCTGGCCAGTTCAATACCGTCCATTTCGGGCATGACAATATCTGTCAGAAGCACGGTAAAGGGCTCCTCACGCATGCGCTCGTAAGCGCTTTTTCCATTGTCAAAATCAACAACGGTATGGCCGGCCGTCTGCAGTGCCTTTGTCAGGAAGCGGCGCATATCATCATCATCTTCAGCCAGCAAAATGTGGGCCATATACTTGTCTTCCTTTTTGCCGGACTGCACCGGTCTTTGCTCATTACCAATCGTGTGACCGATGCTCATCCAATGAAAGCGTGACGATCACCAGACAGCGCTCTGATGCCATATATCAGATGTAGCACAAGCTTACTGGGCCAAAAAACCTAGGATATGGTAAATGTTTGAATCAAAATTTTTCCATCGTCTGAACAGAAAAGTGGCATAAATACGGATTTTTGGAACCCAAAAGCTGCCCCAACTGCCACTGTTTCCACGCAGAGACGTCATGGATCAGGCACTGGCAGCAGCCCAGAGGCTATGATTGGACGAAACAAAAAATTCCTGCCACCATGGTAGCAATGACAGAGCAAGCAGACCCACAAACTGAACCCGGCGAAACAGAAAACGTGACTGTTTTGTCGGCGCACGATTCGTTCAATGATTTTGCGACCACGCCCTCATTCGAGGTTCTGGGTGAAGAAAACCAGACCAAACCGATAATCTTTAACTCCCCCCACAGTGGCGCGATATATCCAAAGCGTTTCCTTAACCTGTCGAGACTGGACCCGCATACCATACGAGCCTCCGAGGACATGGACGTCCACGAGCTTTTCAAGGCCGTGCCGGAGCTGGGTGCTGTCTTGCAGCAGGCAAATTTCCCCCGTGCCTATCTGGATGTCAATCGTGAGCCGTATGAGCTGGATGCGCGCATGTTCTTCGCGCCTTTGCCCCCTTATGCAAATACCGGGTCCATACGCGTCAGCGGCGGCCTGGGAACCATTGCGCGGATCGTTGCTGAGAACCGCGACATCTATATCAGTAAACTGGATCCGGGAGACGCTCTTGCCCGCATCGAGCTGATATACCGACCCTATCATGACAGTCTGCGACATTTGCTGGCGCGCTCCCACGCAAGGTTTGGCCACGCCCTTTTGATCGACTGCCACTCAATGCCCTCGCAACAGAACGGCAAAGTCGACGACGGTGACGCAGACAAGCGCCCTGACATGATTTTAGGGGATCGGTATGGGACAAGTTGTCGAGGCGACCTGATTGATTATGCGGTGGCATTGCTCAGGCAAGCTGGTTTCACTGTTGCCAAGAATCGCCCTTATGCAGGCGGATTTATCACCGAGCATTATGGCCGACCTCAGCGTGGTCTGAATGCGTTCCAGATAGAGATTAACCGCCGACTTTATATGGACGAAGTAACATTGCAGCGCCACACAGGCTTTAGCGATCTGCAAAAAGCCCTTGGCCTGTTTGCACAGACATTGATGGAGCACCCCTGCTTTAAGTCCAGCGATGCCGGGCTTGCCAAACCACTGGCAGCAGAGTAACCGCCAGTTTTTTGCCCCCAACAAAATCACAAAAAAAAGCCGCAGCAAGAAGCTGCGGCCTTAAGTCTAGGGAGGAAACGCCCACGAGGGGCGGAAGCAACACTCGGGAGGAGTGAATGTTGCTATGCAGCGAAGATGTGGTTGCGACGCACAAAAGTCAAGGTTGGAACGCAGATTTTTACATGACACACTCGTGTTTTATCGACAAAAATCATAGTTTGAGACGTTCAAGTGAAAGATCTGAATTTCAATCAGTAAAAATTAATGTTTTTTGTCAACAACTTAAGCGCGATGGCCAACAGCTACACGCACGATTTCACCAAGGATATGCAGGAGACGCATAACAGCCATGCACAATGAGTTTTCCACACAGGATGGCGTTCCCCAAATCATTCGGGAAATGGCAGACGTCGCAGCAGCAGAAACACTGCCGCATTTTCGTCAACCACTAGAAGTCGAAAACAAGTTGGAGAATGCCTCGGAAGGCGATTCAGGCGCTTTTGATCCAGTTACAATTGCAGATAAAAATGCTGAAGCAGCGCTCAGAAGGCTGATCAATCAGCGATTTCCTGACCATGGAATTTTAGGCGAGGAATATGGCGCAGAGAACATTCAGGCGGAATTTGTCTGGGTCCTGGACCCGATTGATGGCACCAGACTATTCGTGTCAGGCCTCCCCCTTTGGGGCACGCTCATAGCTTTGTGCCATAATGGCGAGCCAATCCTTGGTGCCATGATACAACCGGTTTTGGGAGAAATTTTTGTCGGTGCAGGCGGTCATGCCTGGCTTGCAGACATGAAATCGAAAGCCGCGCCGAAAGTATTGGCCACCAGGCAACATAAAACACTGGGCCAAGCGACCTTGTTTACCACAGACCCAGCACTTTTGATCGGCACCGAACGCACTCGTTATGACCAACTGGAACAAAAATGCCAATTATATCGCTATGGAGCCGACTGTTATGGCTATGCGATGGTCGCATCGGGGTTTGCTGATCTCGATGTAGAGGCCGGACTTCAAATCTACGATATTGCAGCTCTCATTCCGATCATTGAAGCTGCAGGCGGCAAGGTCACGACTTGGCAGGGTAATCCTGTTCGGGGGCTGGAAAAACAGGAGCGGCTGCAGGTACTGGCAACGGCGAATGAAGCGTTACACGCCCAAGCACTTGCGATACTCGACAGATAACGAAAAGACGAAGTGTCTAAATCTCAGTTCCGGGAATAAAGGCGTCGAACGCTGCCCAGAACTGATCTCGAAACGAATCCCGTTCCTGCATGATTTCATGGCGCGCACCGGGCACGACAATATGCCAGATCGAACGCATGGAATGCGCCAGTTTCTCAATGGCAGCCAAAGACACGACGTCATCATTTCCCGATGCAATCATCAGCACAGGCGTGCGGTTGTTAAACCCGAATTCAGGGTCCTGAAAGCCGTCCATGGCCTGACACGCTGAATGAACCCATCCAACTGTCGGCTCGCTGATTTTGAGATATGGCGCCTTGCGCAGTGTCCGGGTTGCATTCTGGAGTCGATCCGGATCGCTTGTCAGAATATTCTTGTCCATATTCATGGTTTCAAAGGGAGTTTGTCGGGAGAACGGCATTCGTCTCTCACCCAGCCCAAACCCGTTTAAGAACCGGACAATCTTTGCCAGAGTTTTTTGCCGCGGCCGCTTGCGCGCCAGCCCTATCATGGGCGCTGTCAAAACGATTCGATCAAAAACCAACCGCCCGTTTTCCAGACTGTGCAGCATAACGGCCCCACCCATGGAATGGGCAAGAGCGTAAAATGGAGCTGGACACTCAGGCAGAAGAACCTCGGACATCACCGTTTCAAGATCAGCAACATAATCTGAGAAATGGTCCACATGGCCGCGTTCCTGCTGTTGCAACAGGCGGTCTGAGCCACCCTGCCCGCGAAAATCGAACGTCAGCACAGCAAATCCCCGACTGCGCAAATCAGAGATCACCTCATAATATTTTTCAATGTATTCGCTACGGCCCTGAACCAGGCAAACTGTTCCGCGCACCTGCCGAACAGAGGCAGGCCAACGCACACAGCGCAATTTGACCCCTCCACTATCCAGCCATTGCAGGATGCCACCTTCCGGAGCCGGATTGTCGGCAACAGAAACAAGTCCGGGACGCAAATCTTCTGCCTCGGCTTCTGTACTGGTTTCTGTTCCGTCCAAAACGAGTGCCTGGCTCACACGAATATCCTCATCAAGTTGGCAGAAGATACACTATCCTGAGCCCAGGACCCGTTTTTAAGCGCTCTTCAAGTTTCCATAAAAGCCTTCGCATGGAAGAAATCAACCTTCTTAGCGGCAACAGGTCCTACATTACGGTTGATTTCCACCTTTCAAACTCATTGGGCAAACTCATCGAGTAAAAAACGAAAGCGTATCTGTTCAGCGGTCGCGCACCACAATTAAAAAAACCGGCGACGCTAATGCGTCGCCGGCTTTGCAGGGCTAGGTGTGGAAACTATTAACAGGTACCACAGCCATCGGGGGGTGCCGTTGAACGACCCTGCAAACTTTATGGGCTTCAGCCGACGCGCTTGCGGCGCTCGATACGACCGGTATACGCGTTCACCCGGAGGCGAACCAACTGGCCTCTGCGTGCCTCGGCAACCACAATGTAGTCACCACCGCGACGTCTAATCTTGCGAAAATCGCGGAAGCCACGCTGACGCAAATGCCTGCGTATCTGATTCCGGGTCATGGCGCGATGTACGGTACGTGGCTGCACATAGCGTGGTTTACGGTGATCACTGTGGATACCAAAACCACCACCATTGCCGTAAAATCCAAAATAGAAGCCATCAGCCTTAGCCGGGGCAGTTGCAAGAGTGACCATTGTCAGGGCCGAAGCTGCGATCAGTGTTTTTTTCAACATCTTGTTTCTCCTTAACTGGTGCCCGGACTGAATATCATTTCAGATATAAATCTGGTGGACCGGACTTTGATGAAGCGAAGATGCCAAAATCATGCTGAACGAAACCGGAAAGCTCCGTTCAGTTTCAGTTCATGTTGGAGAATGACAGTTTTAACGCTGGTTTTCTGCCGTTTCAGGCCGATAAAAATTATCTTGAAACGCAAAAAAGCACACCTATTTCTTAGAAGCAGGCGCCAATACAGGGTCTGCACAGCGGAACGAACGCCACAA is a genomic window containing:
- the hisN gene encoding histidinol-phosphatase, with translation MHNEFSTQDGVPQIIREMADVAAAETLPHFRQPLEVENKLENASEGDSGAFDPVTIADKNAEAALRRLINQRFPDHGILGEEYGAENIQAEFVWVLDPIDGTRLFVSGLPLWGTLIALCHNGEPILGAMIQPVLGEIFVGAGGHAWLADMKSKAAPKVLATRQHKTLGQATLFTTDPALLIGTERTRYDQLEQKCQLYRYGADCYGYAMVASGFADLDVEAGLQIYDIAALIPIIEAAGGKVTTWQGNPVRGLEKQERLQVLATANEALHAQALAILDR
- a CDS encoding N-formylglutamate amidohydrolase; translation: MTEQADPQTEPGETENVTVLSAHDSFNDFATTPSFEVLGEENQTKPIIFNSPHSGAIYPKRFLNLSRLDPHTIRASEDMDVHELFKAVPELGAVLQQANFPRAYLDVNREPYELDARMFFAPLPPYANTGSIRVSGGLGTIARIVAENRDIYISKLDPGDALARIELIYRPYHDSLRHLLARSHARFGHALLIDCHSMPSQQNGKVDDGDADKRPDMILGDRYGTSCRGDLIDYAVALLRQAGFTVAKNRPYAGGFITEHYGRPQRGLNAFQIEINRRLYMDEVTLQRHTGFSDLQKALGLFAQTLMEHPCFKSSDAGLAKPLAAE
- a CDS encoding alpha/beta fold hydrolase, giving the protein MSQALVLDGTETSTEAEAEDLRPGLVSVADNPAPEGGILQWLDSGGVKLRCVRWPASVRQVRGTVCLVQGRSEYIEKYYEVISDLRSRGFAVLTFDFRGQGGSDRLLQQQERGHVDHFSDYVADLETVMSEVLLPECPAPFYALAHSMGGAVMLHSLENGRLVFDRIVLTAPMIGLARKRPRQKTLAKIVRFLNGFGLGERRMPFSRQTPFETMNMDKNILTSDPDRLQNATRTLRKAPYLKISEPTVGWVHSACQAMDGFQDPEFGFNNRTPVLMIASGNDDVVSLAAIEKLAHSMRSIWHIVVPGARHEIMQERDSFRDQFWAAFDAFIPGTEI
- the ykgO gene encoding type B 50S ribosomal protein L36; amino-acid sequence: MKIKNSLRSLKSRDRDNVLVRRKGRVYVINKVKRRFKARQG
- the cpdR gene encoding cell cycle two-component system response regulator CpdR; translated protein: MAHILLAEDDDDMRRFLTKALQTAGHTVVDFDNGKSAYERMREEPFTVLLTDIVMPEMDGIELARKATELDPDLKVMFITGFAAVALNPDSNAPKNAKVLSKPFHLRDLVGEVDRLLAA